A genomic window from Gymnodinialimonas ceratoperidinii includes:
- a CDS encoding DUF1850 domain-containing protein, whose product MSVKLRGGLCALLLLASAGTAVAADELVATRENGEEIARLSVPEGSEWCVLWHHSVQGFEVTDCYENRAGHMVLVHSHLPDFAAGLDHIPGRGQQVSDGQGGYFILDIDEPVPGDAYVLRPGLPPVDHRLRVGDTVVSLSDAAPRERVRIALIRSTD is encoded by the coding sequence GTGAGTGTCAAACTGCGAGGGGGGCTCTGCGCCCTCCTCCTGCTTGCCTCTGCCGGCACTGCTGTCGCGGCGGACGAGCTTGTAGCAACCCGTGAAAACGGCGAGGAGATCGCCCGGCTGTCCGTGCCCGAGGGCTCGGAATGGTGTGTGCTCTGGCACCACTCGGTGCAGGGTTTCGAGGTGACCGATTGCTACGAGAACCGCGCCGGGCACATGGTGCTGGTGCACTCCCATCTGCCTGATTTCGCGGCCGGTCTGGATCACATCCCCGGTCGGGGGCAGCAGGTCTCCGATGGGCAGGGCGGCTACTTCATTCTTGATATCGACGAACCGGTGCCGGGTGACGCTTACGTCCTGCGGCCCGGATTGCCGCCGGTGGATCACCGGTTGCGCGTAGGCGACACGGTGGTGTCCCTCTCTGACGCAGCACCCCGCGAGAGGGTGCGGATCGCCTTGATAAGGAGCACGGATTGA
- a CDS encoding TAXI family TRAP transporter solute-binding subunit — protein sequence MLHHLLGKHAGLFGTAALTAMTFAAPAAAQQQLSIATGGTGGTYYPVGGGLAEIVNNHVEGYSATAEVTGASVENMGLIATGDADLAIALADTVAHAYNGTGNFEGQQLPMIRGLASLYANMVHIVTLADSGITSLDDLAGMRVSIGAPGSGTEVNAAAILNANGITYDDIEEQRLNFNETADALANGDIDAGFWSVGAPTSSIMNLATTQGIVILELTEDQLNAAMGAHETFATTTLPGGSYNGVDDDVAVLGIPNVLTVSSEMSDDLAYELTRAMFENIAELQAVHPAANETTVEFTMSATPIPLHPGALRYYDEVGADVPDALRE from the coding sequence ATGCTACATCACTTGCTCGGCAAGCACGCAGGCTTGTTTGGAACCGCGGCACTCACCGCGATGACCTTTGCGGCCCCCGCCGCGGCACAACAGCAGCTGTCGATCGCCACGGGCGGCACCGGCGGCACCTATTATCCGGTTGGCGGCGGCCTGGCCGAAATCGTCAACAACCACGTCGAGGGTTATTCCGCCACGGCGGAAGTCACCGGCGCCTCGGTCGAGAACATGGGCCTGATCGCCACCGGCGACGCCGACCTCGCCATTGCCTTGGCCGATACCGTCGCCCACGCCTACAACGGCACCGGCAACTTCGAGGGCCAGCAGCTTCCGATGATCCGCGGTCTGGCCTCGCTTTACGCCAACATGGTTCACATCGTGACCCTGGCCGACAGCGGCATCACCTCGCTCGATGACCTTGCGGGCATGCGCGTCTCCATCGGTGCGCCGGGTTCGGGCACCGAAGTGAACGCGGCCGCCATCCTCAACGCCAATGGCATCACCTACGATGACATCGAAGAGCAGCGCCTGAACTTCAACGAGACGGCGGACGCTCTGGCAAACGGCGACATCGACGCCGGTTTCTGGTCCGTGGGGGCGCCGACCTCTTCGATCATGAACCTCGCAACGACCCAGGGCATCGTGATCCTCGAGCTGACCGAAGACCAGCTGAACGCCGCGATGGGCGCCCATGAAACCTTCGCCACCACCACCCTGCCCGGCGGCAGCTACAATGGTGTCGATGACGACGTGGCGGTTCTGGGTATTCCGAACGTGCTGACGGTGTCCTCCGAGATGTCCGATGACCTGGCCTACGAGCTGACGCGGGCGATGTTCGAGAACATCGCGGAGCTGCAGGCGGTGCATCCGGCGGCGAACGAGACCACGGTCGAGTTCACCATGTCGGCCACGCCGATCCCCCTGCACCCCGGTGCGCTGCGCTACTACGACGAAGTCGGGGCCGACGTCCCGGACGCTCTACGCGAGTGA
- a CDS encoding MFS transporter: MSHPESRSNPDRTNWLVVSAACAAGVAAALQIGKASAALPLLRAEFDAGVAAASWYLALASLGAAIFGAVLGLMTTRIGGLRAGVVGLALLALGSLLGPLAGTWTPFIFARLLEAVGMPLVVVAMPALIQSYSIGRARVMAMGFWSAWLPLGVALAMGLSVVMLDQWGWRGLYIACGVLPLLSLAALFVLVRTHAPLPAAARAPEPVESASGAVQRLLRHMPGATVQIYGGVFALFSASYLTVQGFLPSVAVETLSMSITNATLLGGASALLVIPGNLVGSFLLSRGVSARLLLRFGFVVMGVSGATFLTDLFAPALRIAAGCTFTAVAGVVPGVIWALIPQLTAQSRRGSSLTAGVIYQYAGVGQLLGPVLGGLAVQLAGGWSGSAFVVLAASGVAMLLIALPHARIMTVVAEAAPAR, translated from the coding sequence ATGAGCCACCCTGAATCCCGATCCAACCCGGACCGCACCAATTGGCTGGTGGTCTCGGCCGCCTGCGCCGCCGGGGTCGCGGCGGCCTTGCAGATCGGCAAGGCGAGCGCAGCCCTGCCGCTTTTGCGCGCGGAGTTTGACGCGGGCGTTGCGGCGGCCTCTTGGTATCTCGCCCTCGCAAGCCTCGGTGCTGCGATCTTCGGCGCGGTCCTTGGCTTGATGACAACCCGCATCGGCGGGTTGCGCGCCGGTGTCGTCGGATTGGCGCTGCTCGCCCTGGGAAGCCTGCTCGGCCCCTTAGCCGGCACATGGACCCCGTTCATCTTCGCCCGCCTGCTGGAGGCTGTGGGGATGCCGCTTGTTGTCGTGGCCATGCCCGCGCTGATCCAGAGCTACAGCATCGGACGCGCGCGGGTCATGGCGATGGGATTCTGGTCGGCGTGGCTGCCTTTGGGTGTGGCCTTGGCGATGGGCCTCTCCGTAGTGATGCTGGATCAATGGGGATGGCGCGGGCTCTACATTGCCTGTGGCGTACTGCCCCTGCTGTCGCTCGCCGCGCTGTTCGTGCTGGTCAGGACCCACGCGCCCCTCCCTGCCGCCGCCCGTGCCCCGGAGCCGGTCGAAAGCGCATCGGGCGCCGTCCAGCGCCTGCTCCGGCACATGCCCGGCGCGACGGTGCAGATCTACGGCGGCGTCTTTGCGCTTTTCTCGGCCTCCTACCTCACGGTGCAGGGCTTCCTGCCGAGCGTGGCGGTCGAGACGCTGTCGATGTCCATCACCAACGCGACTCTTCTGGGCGGCGCTTCGGCCCTTCTCGTCATTCCCGGCAACCTCGTCGGATCATTCCTGCTGTCGCGCGGCGTCAGCGCGCGGCTTCTGCTGCGCTTCGGCTTTGTCGTCATGGGGGTCTCGGGCGCGACCTTCCTGACCGACCTTTTCGCGCCAGCCCTCAGGATCGCCGCCGGCTGCACCTTCACCGCCGTCGCGGGCGTGGTGCCGGGCGTCATCTGGGCACTGATCCCGCAACTCACCGCCCAATCGCGCCGCGGATCGTCGCTGACCGCGGGGGTCATTTATCAATATGCGGGCGTGGGCCAACTGCTTGGCCCGGTGCTCGGCGGGCTCGCCGTGCAACTGGCGGGAGGGTGGAGCGGCAGCGCCTTCGTGGTGCTGGCCGCCTCGGGTGTCGCGATGCTTCTGATCGCCCTGCCGCACGCCCGGATCATGACTGTGGTAGCCGAGGCCGCCCCCGCCCGCTGA
- a CDS encoding GAF domain-containing protein: MTQAETARAEFDTALDAATTEDQVFDALYALSDALVPVRLWTVMTVDMEAGVARRAYTNMPEAYPASGTKPITRNAWFEIVHDRHECFVANTLDEIAQVFPDFELIGSLGCGSVLNLPVIDGGELVATVNLLDAEGHFTTDRVARCREVLTEPALRAMRKARALQQG, encoded by the coding sequence ATGACGCAGGCAGAAACCGCGCGGGCAGAATTCGACACGGCGCTGGACGCCGCCACGACCGAGGATCAGGTCTTCGACGCGCTCTACGCGCTCAGCGACGCGCTGGTGCCGGTGCGGCTCTGGACCGTGATGACCGTCGACATGGAGGCCGGCGTCGCGCGCCGCGCCTATACCAACATGCCCGAGGCCTACCCCGCCTCCGGCACCAAGCCGATCACCCGCAACGCATGGTTCGAGATCGTCCACGACCGCCACGAATGCTTCGTCGCCAATACGCTGGATGAGATCGCGCAGGTCTTCCCGGACTTCGAGCTGATCGGCTCGCTCGGCTGCGGCTCGGTCCTGAACCTGCCGGTGATCGACGGCGGTGAGTTGGTGGCCACGGTGAACCTGCTCGACGCCGAGGGCCATTTCACGACGGACCGCGTGGCGCGCTGCCGCGAGGTGCTGACCGAGCCCGCCCTGCGCGCCATGCGCAAGGCGCGGGCGTTGCAGCAGGGCTGA
- a CDS encoding ABC transporter ATP-binding protein produces MTAPAISLENLDIAYDGLRVVKGVTFDVAPDESFALVGESGSGKSTVLKALCGLAPEWTGKMEVLGQPGPHRPDRALAQRCQMVFQDPYGSLHPRKTVDTVLSEPLSIHGIGDKDARVQQVLEDVGLDARFRFRYPHQMSGGQRQRVAIARALMLEPEVMLLDEPTSALDVSVQAEILNLLKRLRAERGLTYLMVTHNLPVVSFMCDRMAVMNKGEIVEIAPATALHDGSFSDPYTQKLYAASGGNEDQ; encoded by the coding sequence ATGACCGCCCCGGCCATCTCCCTCGAGAACCTCGACATCGCCTACGACGGGCTGCGCGTCGTCAAGGGCGTGACCTTCGACGTGGCGCCGGACGAGAGCTTCGCGCTGGTGGGTGAAAGCGGCTCGGGCAAGTCGACGGTGCTCAAGGCGCTCTGCGGATTGGCACCCGAGTGGACCGGCAAGATGGAGGTGCTCGGCCAGCCCGGCCCGCATCGGCCCGACCGCGCGCTGGCGCAGCGCTGCCAGATGGTGTTCCAGGACCCCTACGGCTCGCTGCATCCGCGCAAGACGGTGGACACGGTCCTCTCCGAGCCGCTTTCGATCCACGGCATCGGCGACAAGGACGCGCGGGTGCAGCAGGTGCTCGAGGACGTGGGTCTCGATGCCCGCTTCCGGTTCCGCTACCCGCACCAGATGTCCGGCGGCCAGCGCCAGCGCGTGGCCATCGCCCGCGCCCTGATGCTGGAGCCCGAGGTGATGCTGCTCGACGAGCCGACCAGCGCGCTCGACGTGTCGGTGCAGGCCGAGATTCTCAACCTACTCAAGCGCCTGCGCGCCGAGCGTGGGCTGACCTACCTGATGGTGACCCACAACCTGCCCGTCGTCAGCTTCATGTGCGACCGCATGGCAGTGATGAACAAGGGCGAGATCGTCGAGATCGCCCCCGCCACGGCGCTGCACGACGGCAGCTTCTCGGACCCCTACACGCAGAAGCTCTACGCCGCGAGCGGCGGCAACGAAGACCAATAA
- a CDS encoding ABC transporter ATP-binding protein → MSLLSVENLSVSFPTPKGRVNVVDGVSFDLGRERLGIVGESGSGKSMTGRAILRLIRRPGEVTGKITFEGEDLGALSERQMRQMRGAKISMIMQDPRYSLNPVMTIGAQIAEALRTHERLPRAEIKARVREMLEAVRINDPDRVARMYAHELSGGMGQRVMIAMMLIPRPRLLIADEPTSALDVSVQGDVLALINDLVGGSAINPEGMGLILISHDLPLVARYCDRILVMNSGRVVETCAAKDLHKATHPYTRGLLAAVPKMHETRETLPVMERTT, encoded by the coding sequence ATGAGCCTTCTTTCAGTCGAGAACCTTTCCGTCAGCTTCCCTACCCCGAAGGGCCGGGTGAACGTGGTCGACGGCGTCTCTTTCGACCTCGGCCGCGAGCGGCTCGGCATCGTGGGGGAAAGCGGCTCGGGCAAGTCGATGACCGGCCGCGCGATCCTGCGGCTGATCCGGCGGCCCGGTGAAGTCACCGGCAAGATCACTTTCGAGGGAGAGGACCTCGGCGCCCTGTCCGAGCGGCAGATGCGCCAGATGCGGGGCGCGAAGATCTCGATGATCATGCAGGATCCGCGGTATTCGCTGAACCCGGTGATGACCATCGGTGCGCAGATCGCCGAGGCGCTGCGCACCCACGAGCGTCTGCCCCGCGCGGAGATCAAGGCCCGCGTCCGCGAGATGCTGGAGGCGGTGCGGATCAACGACCCCGACCGCGTCGCGCGGATGTATGCCCACGAGCTGTCGGGCGGCATGGGCCAGCGGGTGATGATCGCCATGATGCTGATCCCGCGCCCGCGCCTGCTGATCGCCGACGAGCCCACCAGCGCGCTCGACGTCAGCGTGCAGGGCGACGTGCTGGCGCTGATCAACGATCTGGTCGGCGGCAGCGCCATCAACCCCGAGGGCATGGGGCTGATCCTGATCAGCCACGACCTGCCGCTGGTGGCGCGCTACTGCGACCGCATTTTGGTGATGAACTCGGGCCGCGTGGTCGAAACCTGCGCCGCCAAGGACCTGCACAAGGCCACCCATCCCTATACCCGCGGGCTGCTCGCCGCCGTGCCGAAGATGCACGAAACCCGCGAGACCCTGCCCGTGATGGAGCGCACCACATGA
- a CDS encoding ABC transporter permease codes for MRAWLLDDSPASRFQAASGRAYRITLDLLRNPLAVTGALIIAALILTAIFADTIAPEGPGGQFLDQRLEPPSAEHWFGTDQLGRDIFARVVHGAQITLQIVALVAIISAPLGLVLGAISGYFGGWIDRGIMGVTDVFLSMPKLVLALAFAAALGPGIENAIIAIAITTWPAYARIARAETLTLRNSEFVAAARLLGASHTRIITRHVLPLCTSSMIVRVTLDMAGIILTAAGLGFLGLGAQPPQPEWGAMISGGRSFIYDQWWVSTFPGFAIILVSLGFCFLGDGLRDVLDPKSERKG; via the coding sequence ATGCGCGCCTGGCTTCTCGACGACAGCCCCGCCTCCCGCTTCCAGGCGGCCTCGGGGCGGGCCTATCGCATCACGCTGGACCTGCTGCGCAACCCGCTGGCGGTAACCGGCGCGCTGATCATCGCGGCGTTGATCCTGACGGCGATCTTCGCCGACACCATCGCGCCCGAAGGGCCCGGCGGGCAGTTCCTCGACCAACGGCTCGAGCCGCCCTCGGCCGAGCATTGGTTCGGCACCGACCAGTTGGGCCGCGATATCTTCGCCCGCGTCGTGCACGGCGCGCAGATCACGCTGCAGATCGTGGCGCTGGTGGCGATTATCTCGGCGCCACTCGGCCTCGTGCTCGGGGCGATCTCGGGCTATTTCGGCGGCTGGATCGACCGGGGCATCATGGGGGTCACCGACGTGTTCCTCTCGATGCCGAAGCTGGTGCTGGCGCTGGCCTTCGCCGCCGCCCTCGGGCCTGGGATCGAGAACGCGATCATCGCCATCGCGATCACCACATGGCCCGCCTACGCGCGGATCGCCCGGGCCGAGACCCTGACGCTGCGCAACTCGGAATTCGTGGCCGCCGCGCGGCTGCTCGGTGCTTCGCATACGCGGATCATCACCCGCCACGTGCTGCCGCTCTGCACCTCCTCGATGATCGTGCGTGTCACCCTCGACATGGCGGGGATCATCCTGACGGCGGCGGGCCTCGGCTTCCTCGGGCTTGGCGCGCAGCCGCCGCAGCCGGAGTGGGGCGCGATGATCTCGGGCGGGCGTTCGTTCATCTACGACCAGTGGTGGGTCTCCACCTTCCCCGGATTTGCCATCATCCTCGTGTCGCTCGGCTTCTGTTTCCTCGGAGACGGCCTGCGCGACGTGCTGGACCCGAAATCGGAGCGCAAGGGATGA
- a CDS encoding ABC transporter permease, producing MAFQDIRSGVIGGTAIGILRFIIVVALTFLGLLALTFFIGRVVPIDPVLSVVGDRATPEQYEVARVAMGLDRPLIVQFVSYVADVLRFDLGMSTSTNRPVAEDLARVFPATMEMASLGILIGVGLGVPAGVLAAAWQGSWVDQVIRVFALLGYSVPAFWLGLVGLAVFYAWLGWVEGPGRVSIYYDGITPVVTGLLTVDALIEGDWDVFKSAWSHIILPAAILGVFSLAYIARMTRSFMLDQLNQEYVTTARVKGVPEWRVIWVHAFGAIRVPLITVIGLSYAGLLEGSVMIETVFSWPGIGNYLTTALFNADMNAVLGATLVIGAVFIIINKVSDVLYRVLDPRSREGSR from the coding sequence ATGGCATTCCAAGACATCAGATCAGGCGTTATCGGCGGCACCGCCATCGGGATATTGCGGTTCATCATCGTTGTGGCGCTGACCTTTCTGGGCCTTCTGGCGCTGACGTTTTTCATCGGCCGCGTGGTGCCGATCGACCCGGTCCTTTCCGTCGTGGGCGACCGCGCGACGCCCGAGCAATATGAAGTGGCGCGCGTGGCCATGGGTCTCGACCGGCCGCTGATCGTGCAATTCGTGAGCTACGTCGCCGACGTGCTGCGATTCGACCTCGGGATGTCGACCTCCACCAACCGTCCCGTCGCCGAGGACCTTGCCCGCGTCTTCCCCGCGACGATGGAGATGGCGAGCCTCGGCATCCTGATCGGCGTCGGACTGGGTGTGCCGGCGGGCGTTCTCGCCGCCGCGTGGCAGGGCAGTTGGGTGGACCAGGTGATCCGCGTCTTCGCACTTCTGGGCTACTCGGTGCCCGCCTTCTGGCTTGGCCTCGTGGGGCTCGCGGTCTTCTACGCGTGGCTCGGATGGGTCGAGGGGCCGGGGCGCGTGAGCATCTATTATGACGGGATCACGCCGGTGGTGACGGGCCTGCTGACGGTCGACGCGCTGATCGAGGGCGATTGGGACGTGTTCAAATCCGCCTGGTCCCACATCATCCTGCCCGCCGCGATCCTCGGGGTCTTCTCGCTGGCCTATATCGCGCGGATGACGCGGTCGTTCATGCTCGACCAGTTGAACCAGGAATATGTCACCACCGCCCGGGTGAAAGGCGTGCCGGAGTGGCGGGTGATCTGGGTTCATGCCTTCGGCGCGATCCGTGTGCCGCTGATCACCGTCATCGGATTGAGCTACGCGGGCCTGCTGGAAGGCTCGGTGATGATCGAGACGGTCTTCTCCTGGCCCGGCATCGGCAACTACCTGACCACCGCGCTTTTCAACGCCGACATGAACGCCGTGCTCGGCGCGACGCTGGTGATCGGCGCGGTCTTCATCATCATCAACAAGGTGTCGGACGTGCTCTACCGCGTCCTCGACCCCCGCAGCCGCGAAGGGAGCCGCTGA
- a CDS encoding helix-turn-helix domain-containing protein, whose translation MARPKTTNDPVLGALIRKRRKQLGLTLQALCDSAGLSVGYLSQVERGQATPSLGTLAQIAQGLSVGLEYFITTPKPSDSLSRAGARPQFSIDGSSIQYEAVSADFPGAELSCYILHVPPGYASEEVHHEGEEIIFLLDGEITQTLGGQSFILQQGDSLHYSGSTPHSWSNETDATTRILWTGTLSVLQRKGAVKLPEINPANTNG comes from the coding sequence ATGGCGCGACCTAAGACAACCAATGATCCCGTCCTTGGCGCGTTGATCCGCAAGCGTCGCAAACAGCTCGGCCTGACGCTTCAGGCGCTCTGCGATTCGGCCGGTCTGTCGGTCGGATACCTCAGCCAGGTGGAGCGGGGGCAGGCGACCCCGTCGCTCGGCACGCTTGCGCAGATCGCGCAGGGGCTCTCGGTCGGGCTGGAGTATTTCATCACCACGCCCAAGCCCTCTGACAGCCTGTCACGCGCCGGCGCGCGGCCGCAGTTCTCCATCGACGGCTCCTCGATCCAGTACGAGGCGGTGAGCGCCGATTTTCCGGGGGCAGAGCTGTCGTGCTACATTCTCCACGTGCCTCCCGGCTATGCCTCCGAAGAAGTGCACCACGAGGGCGAAGAGATCATCTTCCTGCTCGACGGAGAGATCACCCAGACCCTCGGCGGTCAGAGCTTCATTCTGCAACAGGGGGACAGCCTGCATTATTCCGGCTCAACCCCCCATTCATGGTCCAACGAGACCGACGCGACCACGCGCATCCTGTGGACCGGCACCCTCTCGGTGCTGCAACGCAAGGGCGCGGTGAAACTGCCCGAGATAAACCCGGCCAATACAAATGGCTAA
- a CDS encoding ABC transporter substrate-binding protein: MRLLKPALLSAMLALPLATPAALADTPPDILVVAQNIDDIVAIDPAQAYEFTSGELVTNTYDRLVQYDAEDTTVLAPGLAESWEIDAEAKTIVFTLRDGVTFHSGNPLRGEDVVGSFARVVQLNLTPAFILTQLGWTPENVEEMVTAEGNTVTVRYDGDFSPAFVMNVLAARPASIVDMETVMANEVDGDMGNEWLNANTAGTGPFSLNTFRAAELIRMDANPDYFNGAPAIDGVIIRHVAESATQQLLLEAGDVDIARNLTPDQIAALDGESLQIDTFPQAAVHFLSFNQNVESLTDPAVWEAARYLVDYEGMTNSIIAGQMEVHQAFWPEGFPGALTDTPYSYDPERAAQILEDAGVELPITVTLDVINSAPFTDMAQSLQASFAEAGIEFEILPGTGSQVITRYRDRSHEAMLLYWGPDFMDPHSNAKAFAYNSDNRQETYTATTTWRNSWAVPEELNEMTRAALTEADPAAREEMYLELQRRVQENSPIVIMFQASYQVGMAANVSGYVNGATSDFVFYRLVDKS; this comes from the coding sequence ATGAGACTGCTGAAACCCGCCCTTCTGTCGGCGATGCTGGCCCTGCCGCTGGCCACGCCCGCGGCGCTTGCCGATACGCCGCCCGATATCCTCGTCGTGGCCCAGAACATCGACGACATCGTCGCGATCGACCCGGCCCAGGCCTACGAGTTCACCTCGGGCGAGCTGGTCACCAACACCTACGACCGCCTCGTGCAATACGATGCCGAGGACACCACGGTTCTGGCCCCCGGTCTCGCCGAGTCCTGGGAGATCGACGCCGAAGCCAAGACCATCGTCTTCACCCTGCGTGACGGCGTGACTTTCCACTCCGGCAACCCGCTGCGCGGCGAGGATGTCGTGGGCTCCTTCGCCCGCGTCGTGCAACTGAACCTGACGCCGGCCTTCATCCTCACGCAGCTCGGCTGGACGCCCGAGAACGTCGAGGAAATGGTCACCGCCGAGGGCAACACCGTCACGGTGCGCTACGACGGCGACTTCTCTCCTGCCTTCGTGATGAACGTCCTGGCCGCGCGCCCGGCCTCCATCGTCGACATGGAAACCGTCATGGCCAACGAGGTCGACGGCGACATGGGCAACGAATGGCTGAACGCCAACACCGCCGGCACCGGCCCGTTCTCTCTCAACACCTTCCGCGCGGCCGAGCTGATCCGCATGGATGCCAACCCCGACTACTTCAACGGCGCCCCTGCCATCGACGGTGTCATCATCCGTCACGTGGCCGAAAGCGCCACGCAGCAGCTGTTGCTGGAAGCCGGTGACGTGGACATCGCCCGCAACCTGACGCCGGACCAGATCGCCGCGCTCGACGGGGAGTCGCTGCAGATCGACACCTTCCCGCAGGCCGCCGTCCATTTCCTGTCGTTCAACCAGAACGTCGAGAGCCTGACCGATCCGGCCGTCTGGGAAGCCGCGCGCTACCTCGTGGATTACGAGGGCATGACCAACTCGATCATCGCCGGCCAGATGGAAGTCCATCAGGCGTTCTGGCCCGAAGGTTTCCCCGGCGCGCTGACCGACACGCCCTACAGCTACGACCCCGAGCGGGCTGCGCAGATCCTCGAGGATGCGGGCGTCGAACTGCCGATCACCGTCACCCTCGACGTGATCAACTCGGCTCCCTTCACCGACATGGCGCAATCGCTGCAGGCCTCCTTCGCGGAAGCGGGCATCGAGTTCGAGATCCTGCCCGGCACCGGCAGCCAGGTGATCACGCGCTACCGCGATCGCAGCCACGAGGCGATGCTGCTCTACTGGGGCCCCGACTTCATGGACCCCCACTCCAACGCCAAGGCCTTCGCATACAACTCCGACAACCGTCAGGAAACCTACACCGCCACGACAACCTGGCGGAACTCCTGGGCGGTTCCGGAAGAGCTGAACGAGATGACCCGCGCAGCCCTGACCGAAGCCGATCCGGCCGCCCGCGAAGAGATGTATCTCGAGCTGCAGCGCCGGGTGCAGGAGAACTCGCCCATCGTGATCATGTTCCAGGCCTCCTACCAGGTCGGCATGGCGGCGAACGTCTCGGGCTACGTCAACGGCGCGACCTCGGACTTCGTGTTCTACCGCCTCGTCGACAAGAGCTGA
- a CDS encoding M24 family metallopeptidase: MDIYKDRLARLRDRMTETGTDLVALGPTSHMTWLSGADPHGDERPVMLLVSQKHAAFLMPALNANAVRQVTDLPFETWSDEEGPAAALDRLLDACGATAAGQSVAIDEAMRADFALLLLDAMDSPKRGFSTDTLGHLRAMKDAAEVDALRACAHLNDAAVTLAFDSLRAGMSERDVQTIIHDYYKAHGAKPEFTIIGFGENGAFPHHHTGDSVLEDNMAVLIDTGCRYKGYPSDMTRCGWFGDAPTDEFRKVTQVVEEAVQAAMDVVRPGVLAREIDAAARGVIEAAGYGEYFVHRTGHGLGIDVHEPPYITATSETEMLAGNVFSIEPGIYLPGQFGVRLEDIVLATAVGPDVLSSLPRTIWTPEG; this comes from the coding sequence ATGGATATTTACAAAGACCGCCTCGCCCGCCTGCGCGACCGTATGACCGAAACCGGCACGGACCTCGTCGCGCTCGGCCCCACCAGCCACATGACATGGCTGTCCGGCGCGGATCCCCATGGTGATGAGCGTCCCGTGATGCTGCTGGTGAGCCAGAAGCACGCCGCTTTCCTGATGCCCGCCCTCAACGCCAACGCCGTGCGGCAGGTGACAGACCTGCCGTTCGAGACATGGTCCGACGAAGAAGGCCCCGCCGCCGCGCTCGACCGCCTGCTGGATGCCTGCGGCGCGACCGCAGCGGGCCAGAGCGTCGCCATCGACGAGGCCATGCGCGCCGATTTCGCACTGCTCCTGCTCGACGCGATGGACAGCCCCAAGCGCGGGTTCTCCACCGACACCCTCGGCCATCTGCGCGCCATGAAGGATGCCGCCGAGGTCGATGCCCTGCGTGCCTGCGCCCATCTCAACGATGCCGCCGTGACGCTGGCCTTCGACAGCCTGCGCGCCGGCATGTCCGAGCGCGACGTGCAGACGATCATCCACGATTACTACAAGGCCCACGGCGCCAAGCCCGAGTTCACCATCATCGGATTCGGCGAAAACGGCGCCTTCCCCCATCACCACACCGGCGACAGCGTGCTAGAGGACAACATGGCCGTGCTGATCGACACCGGCTGCCGCTACAAGGGCTACCCGAGCGACATGACCCGCTGCGGCTGGTTTGGCGATGCCCCCACGGACGAGTTCCGGAAGGTCACGCAAGTCGTGGAGGAAGCCGTGCAGGCCGCCATGGATGTCGTGCGCCCCGGCGTGCTGGCACGCGAGATCGACGCCGCCGCGCGTGGCGTGATCGAGGCGGCAGGCTATGGTGAATACTTCGTCCACCGCACCGGCCACGGCCTCGGCATCGACGTGCACGAGCCGCCCTACATCACCGCCACCTCCGAGACCGAGATGCTCGCCGGCAATGTCTTCTCGATCGAGCCGGGGATCTACCTGCCCGGCCAGTTCGGCGTGCGGCTGGAGGATATCGTGCTGGCCACGGCGGTGGGCCCCGATGTCCTCTCCTCCCTGCCGCGCACGATCTGGACGCCTGAGGGCTGA